AGCAGCCACATAGGTCCTGCGATAGTCATTGCACCACCAGCAAGCTGATATCCCAGCGGAAAGCGTCCGAAGATCAGGTAAGCACCAATAAGGACGAACATAGCTGTAGTGCTTTGTAAAATGGCAAGCCGTGATGCTTCAATATATTTCAGGGCGCTGTATTGTCCGATTGAAGTTAGAAATGGTCCGAAAAACGAACCGATAGCGATATTTACCATAACCCGGGTCGGGATTTCAAGTGACTCACCGCGGATCATCAGGATCAGAAAAGCAGTCGTAAACAGGAAAAGTGCCCGGTTAATCGCAAGGATGCTCGGGGTGAGTGCACGGATATGGGTTTTTACCATAATGGTCCTCACCCCGTAAAACGATGTTGAAAGCAGCATAAATCCGGATGTTCCGGTTATAAATGAAGTCAAGGTCAGTTCCCTGTTGTAACTGATAACCAATGCCCCGGAAAACGTCAGAATAACGCCGATCAGTTCCATGATGGTAAATCTTTCCTTCAGGATCATAACTCCCATGAGGGTCACGAAAATATACTCCATATTTCTCAGGAAGGAAGGGATGGCAGGGTTTTCAGATGTTCTGATTGCCGCATAGAATGCTCCTGTAGCAATCAGCTCAATAATTCCGATCAGCATCAACATCCTGAGAGAATGGCCCCTGATCAGGGGAAAGGCTCTGAATTTCGGCAGGCGTAACGCATACAGCACATTCCAAAAAATGGCGAAAGCAAACCAGTACACTCCGAATTGCGCCAGGCTGACCTGGTTCAGGGCGGCTTTGCTGAAGATGTAAACCGTAGAACCGGCAAGCGTTGCCAGCAAAGCCAGGGAGTAGCCTTTAAGGCGCGGATCAGGAGGCATTTTGACCTACTATGCGACTATCAATCTTCGAGCACAACACTAATGGTTGTTGTGAGAGAATTGGCCTCATCGTTGCAGGTGATGATTGCAGTCTGGCCATCCTGCCCTACCCCGGTGATCACGGCATTGGCGTTATCTCCGCCCTGGGGCTGTATGGTAACCACCGAAGCATCGGAGGTGGTCCAGGAGAACTGAGGTGTATTGTTCGGCAGGAAAGTGACGGCCGACAAAGTATAAGAATCGAGCACCGTCAGAACGACCTGGCTTTGCCCGTGATTGATCATCAGGGTCTGGGTCATGGAGTAAAATCCCTGACTGTTGAACTGACCGGTGATGTAACCGTTCTCGGAACCGTTTGCATTCCCTTTTATATTCAGACGCAGTGTGTGAACCTTATCCCCTCTTTTCGGGCTCATGTAGTACAGGTAATAAAAGCTATTGGCAAGGTTACGGATATCTTCCTGCACATCAATGAATTTAGCTGAGAGGTCTTCGATATTCTCAATTTTAAAGTATCCTGCATTCCCTATCTGTTGCAAGGCATTGGGATCGATCTCTGCACCCAGTCCGAGTGAAAACACCTGCTTTTTCCCTCTTGCAGTGAGGGCTTCATTGAGTGTATGTGAGCCTTGTGTATCGCGACCGTCGGTGAACAGAACCATATAACCCTGTTCGATATTATCATCACTGTAAACGTCGGTCCATTTACTAACCCCTGTAATGATAGCACCGTAAAGGTCGGTAGAGGCCAATCCAAGCTGGATACCGTCAATGGCCGCATTAAGTTTCACCGTATCGCTGGTAAATTCCTGAATTATTTGTGTGTTTTCTGAAAACACATAAACGGCAATCTTTTGCTTGCTTTCAATATTTTTAACAAAAGATTTGGCAGCTTTCTTGATATCCGCAAGGTTGCTGCCTACGCTCACACTGTTATCGATCATAAGCAAGGTCCTGAGCTGGTAGGGAACCGCATCCTTTTTCATGATTGACAAAGCCGACTCTGTAGGTGAAACGGCCTGGTTATCCTCATAAACCGTGAAATTTTCCGTAGTCAGGTTACTGATGCCCTTTC
This genomic window from Bacteroidota bacterium contains:
- a CDS encoding DMT family transporter yields the protein MPPDPRLKGYSLALLATLAGSTVYIFSKAALNQVSLAQFGVYWFAFAIFWNVLYALRLPKFRAFPLIRGHSLRMLMLIGIIELIATGAFYAAIRTSENPAIPSFLRNMEYIFVTLMGVMILKERFTIMELIGVILTFSGALVISYNRELTLTSFITGTSGFMLLSTSFYGVRTIMVKTHIRALTPSILAINRALFLFTTAFLILMIRGESLEIPTRVMVNIAIGSFFGPFLTSIGQYSALKYIEASRLAILQSTTAMFVLIGAYLIFGRFPLGYQLAGGAMTIAGPMWLL
- a CDS encoding VWA domain-containing protein; the encoded protein is MKKSAFLLSMAALILVPMIISLNSCKKDDDNEEQDAPLPENYYIMEKEFMNTEDPCFVNVMFQVVNGYGKGISNLTTENFTVYEDNQAVSPTESALSIMKKDAVPYQLRTLLMIDNSVSVGSNLADIKKAAKSFVKNIESKQKIAVYVFSENTQIIQEFTSDTVKLNAAIDGIQLGLASTDLYGAIITGVSKWTDVYSDDNIEQGYMVLFTDGRDTQGSHTLNEALTARGKKQVFSLGLGAEIDPNALQQIGNAGYFKIENIEDLSAKFIDVQEDIRNLANSFYYLYYMSPKRGDKVHTLRLNIKGNANGSENGYITGQFNSQGFYSMTQTLMINHGQSQVVLTVLDSYTLSAVTFLPNNTPQFSWTTSDASVVTIQPQGGDNANAVITGVGQDGQTAIITCNDEANSLTTTISVVLED